Proteins encoded in a region of the Isosphaeraceae bacterium EP7 genome:
- the dapA gene encoding 4-hydroxy-tetrahydrodipicolinate synthase translates to MLTSDTKGISVGDERRSKGRAFAGCTVALVTPFRDGDLDEVALGRMVDWHLEQGTPVLSPVGTTGESPTLSHDEHERVVGLVVERAAGRAKVIAGTGSNSTSEAVRLTKFAARAGVDAALIVGPYYNRPTQEGLYAHFAKIAEATDLPIVLYNIPSRTGRDIEADTVERLSKIAPIVAMKEASGSLDRVSELVSRTDLTLLSGDDSLTLPMMAVGGEGVISVAANIVPRDVMAMVAEFARGDVVAARRRHAKLFPLCRDLLGLASNPIPLKQAMALLGRGNGEVRLPLTPLDERSREIVRRSLIGYGLLEDGR, encoded by the coding sequence ATGTTGACATCTGACACCAAGGGGATCAGCGTGGGCGACGAACGACGATCAAAGGGGCGGGCTTTCGCGGGGTGCACCGTCGCCCTCGTCACCCCATTTCGCGACGGCGATTTGGACGAGGTCGCCCTCGGCCGGATGGTCGACTGGCACCTCGAGCAGGGGACGCCGGTCCTGAGCCCCGTGGGGACGACCGGGGAGAGCCCGACGCTCTCGCACGACGAGCACGAGCGCGTCGTCGGGTTGGTCGTCGAGAGGGCCGCGGGCCGGGCCAAGGTGATCGCCGGCACGGGTTCGAATTCCACGTCCGAGGCGGTCCGGCTGACCAAGTTCGCCGCCCGTGCCGGGGTCGACGCCGCCCTGATCGTCGGGCCCTACTACAATCGCCCGACGCAGGAAGGGCTCTACGCCCACTTCGCCAAGATTGCCGAGGCAACGGATCTACCCATCGTCTTGTACAACATTCCTTCAAGAACCGGGCGCGACATCGAGGCCGACACCGTCGAGCGGCTCTCGAAGATCGCCCCCATCGTGGCAATGAAGGAGGCCAGCGGCTCCCTCGACCGGGTCAGCGAGCTGGTCAGCCGCACCGACCTGACGCTCCTCTCCGGCGATGACAGCCTGACCCTGCCGATGATGGCAGTGGGCGGTGAGGGGGTGATCTCGGTCGCCGCCAACATCGTGCCGCGTGACGTCATGGCCATGGTGGCCGAATTTGCCCGCGGGGACGTTGTCGCGGCTCGCCGTCGGCACGCGAAGCTCTTCCCTCTCTGCCGCGACCTGCTAGGCCTCGCGTCGAACCCGATCCCGCTGAAGCAGGCCATGGCCCTGCTGGGACGCGGCAATGGCGAGGTCCGGTTGCCGCTCACCCCGCTCGACGAACGGTCGCGCGAGATTGTCCGCCGGAGCCTCATCGGCTACGGCTTACTCGAGGATGGCCGTTGA
- a CDS encoding pyridoxine 5'-phosphate synthase: MPRLGVNIDHIATIRQARGGRLPDPVHGAVIAELAGADGITIHLREDRRHIQDRDLRVLRETISTRLNLELSLEPSIIDLAIAARPDQLTFVPERREELTTEGGLDVVGQRARVSAAVARCRAAGLEVSLFIDPHPDQVAASADCGAQAVELHTGRYADASTAEARDAEFGDLSRASASALGLGLLLHAGHGLDYLNVTRVSEIGGMTELNIGHSIIARAIMVGLDRAVGEMKALMHGQRPRGVTQF; this comes from the coding sequence ATGCCGCGCCTGGGCGTCAATATCGACCACATCGCCACCATCCGGCAGGCACGCGGCGGCCGGCTGCCCGACCCCGTGCACGGCGCCGTAATCGCCGAGCTCGCGGGCGCCGACGGGATCACGATCCATTTGCGAGAGGATCGCCGGCACATCCAGGACCGCGACCTCCGCGTCTTGCGCGAGACGATCTCGACGCGCCTGAATCTGGAGCTGTCGCTGGAGCCCTCGATCATCGACCTGGCGATCGCGGCCCGCCCCGACCAGCTGACCTTCGTGCCCGAGCGCCGCGAGGAGCTGACCACCGAGGGGGGCCTCGACGTGGTCGGCCAGCGCGCCCGGGTCTCCGCCGCCGTGGCCCGCTGCCGCGCGGCGGGGCTCGAGGTCAGCCTCTTCATCGACCCGCACCCCGATCAGGTCGCGGCCTCGGCCGACTGCGGCGCACAGGCCGTCGAGCTGCACACCGGCCGCTACGCCGACGCGTCGACGGCAGAGGCGAGGGACGCTGAATTTGGCGATCTTTCGCGGGCTTCGGCCTCGGCCCTGGGACTCGGACTGCTGCTCCACGCGGGCCACGGATTGGATTATCTGAACGTGACCCGCGTGTCCGAAATTGGCGGGATGACTGAGTTAAACATCGGTCACAGCATTATTGCTAGGGCGATCATGGTCGGCCTGGATCGCGCCGTGGGCGAGATGAAAGCGCTCATGCATGGACAAAGGCCTCGTGGGGTCACGCAATTCTGA
- a CDS encoding UvrD-helicase domain-containing protein: MDPNSDLTAAQREAVAHVDGPLLVLAGAGSGKTRVITRRVANLLSRGVHGSNILALTFTNKAAGEMRQRIEALAPDSKVWVGTFHALCARLLRSYAPLVGLDRSFTIYDQSDRLRAVKSAVERLDLAAAGVTPERIDSIISRAKNDLITPELMAKRAGDHVAAVAAKVYAEYQKKLVESSAVDFDDLLVHLVTILKSHPDVRKTLDARFRYILVDEYQDTNIAQYGIIRALSRDTPNLCVTGDPDQSIYGWRGANLNNILEFEHDYPGSKVVKLEQNYRSTKNILRVADSLIRHNRKRKPKSLLTENADGDQVNLTTYAAEADEARGVASKIVELVREGNRTYADIAIFCRITALTRGLEAALRAAKIPYQIIGGVSFYQRQEIKDVLSYLNLLSNPKDDVAFDRVVNVPPRGLGKTTLGRLSERARALSLPMLAMAREGASIPGMKDKAARSLRDFAMLMDELNTLRDHPSEEVIRRLLTLTGYREALAEDKSGGGEDRLANIDELITAARAFDQEHPGSSILDFLEDISLASAVDRWDDGKGAVALMTLHAAKGLEFPVVFIVGIEQNLLPHSRALESDSEMEEERRLFFVGITRAERELYLSHCRIRDFRGQRQVAIPSPFLAELPEESIDHVDLSERDSLSFRASWPSAPPQKREPTTPTPSRRPPSEFRLTTAAALAGLPQARAPEDIDALRPGVSVIHPQYGIGRLVAVDGAGPNRKGRVAFTIGGERTFVLARSPLRVVASR; this comes from the coding sequence ATGGATCCGAATAGCGACCTGACAGCAGCCCAGCGCGAGGCCGTCGCCCACGTCGACGGCCCCCTGCTCGTCCTCGCAGGCGCCGGCTCGGGCAAGACTCGCGTGATCACCAGGCGGGTCGCCAACCTGCTCTCGCGGGGCGTCCACGGTTCGAACATCCTGGCCCTCACCTTCACGAACAAGGCGGCCGGCGAGATGCGCCAGCGCATCGAGGCGCTGGCGCCCGACTCCAAGGTCTGGGTCGGCACCTTCCACGCCCTCTGCGCCAGGCTCCTGCGGTCATACGCCCCCCTTGTGGGCCTTGACCGATCCTTCACAATCTACGACCAGTCGGACCGACTCAGGGCGGTCAAGTCGGCCGTCGAGCGGCTCGACCTCGCCGCCGCGGGGGTCACCCCCGAGCGGATCGACTCGATCATCAGCCGGGCCAAGAACGACCTGATCACCCCCGAGTTGATGGCGAAGCGAGCCGGCGACCACGTCGCCGCCGTGGCCGCCAAGGTCTACGCCGAATATCAGAAGAAGCTCGTCGAGTCCTCGGCCGTCGATTTCGACGACCTGCTGGTCCACCTCGTCACAATTCTGAAATCTCACCCGGATGTGCGCAAAACCCTCGACGCCCGGTTCCGCTATATCCTGGTTGACGAGTATCAGGACACCAACATCGCGCAATATGGGATCATCCGTGCCCTCTCGCGCGACACGCCCAACCTATGCGTCACCGGCGACCCCGACCAGTCGATCTACGGCTGGCGCGGGGCCAATCTCAACAACATCCTCGAATTCGAGCACGACTACCCGGGCAGCAAGGTCGTCAAGCTCGAGCAGAATTATCGGAGCACGAAAAATATCTTGAGGGTGGCCGATTCCCTCATCCGTCACAACCGAAAGCGCAAGCCGAAATCGCTCCTGACTGAGAACGCCGACGGCGACCAGGTCAACCTGACCACCTACGCCGCCGAGGCCGACGAGGCACGCGGCGTGGCATCGAAGATCGTCGAGCTCGTCAGAGAAGGCAACCGGACCTACGCCGACATCGCCATTTTCTGCAGGATTACGGCCTTGACCCGAGGCCTGGAGGCCGCGTTGCGAGCCGCCAAAATCCCCTATCAGATCATCGGCGGTGTCTCCTTTTATCAGCGTCAAGAGATCAAGGACGTCCTCTCCTACCTGAATCTCCTGTCGAACCCCAAGGATGACGTCGCCTTTGACAGGGTCGTGAACGTCCCCCCCCGCGGGCTGGGCAAGACGACCCTGGGACGGCTGTCGGAACGGGCCAGGGCGCTCTCGCTGCCGATGCTGGCGATGGCCCGCGAGGGGGCCTCGATCCCCGGCATGAAGGACAAGGCCGCGCGATCATTGCGCGACTTCGCCATGCTGATGGACGAGCTGAACACGCTCCGCGATCACCCCTCCGAGGAGGTCATCCGCCGGCTGCTGACCCTGACCGGATACCGCGAGGCGCTGGCCGAGGACAAGTCCGGCGGCGGCGAGGACCGGCTGGCCAACATCGACGAGTTGATCACCGCGGCGCGTGCCTTCGATCAGGAGCACCCGGGCTCGTCGATCCTCGACTTCCTCGAGGATATCAGCCTGGCCTCGGCCGTCGATCGCTGGGACGACGGCAAGGGGGCGGTCGCCCTGATGACCCTGCACGCGGCCAAGGGGCTTGAGTTCCCCGTCGTCTTCATCGTCGGCATCGAGCAGAACCTGCTGCCGCACTCGCGAGCCCTGGAGAGCGACTCCGAGATGGAGGAAGAGCGTCGGCTCTTCTTCGTCGGGATCACCCGGGCCGAGCGCGAACTCTATCTCAGCCACTGCCGGATCCGCGACTTCCGGGGCCAGCGCCAGGTGGCCATCCCCTCGCCGTTCCTGGCCGAGCTTCCCGAGGAGAGCATCGATCATGTCGACCTCTCGGAGCGCGATTCGCTCAGCTTCCGCGCGAGCTGGCCGTCGGCCCCGCCGCAGAAGCGCGAGCCGACCACGCCCACCCCGAGCCGCAGGCCCCCGTCGGAATTCCGCCTGACCACCGCCGCAGCCCTTGCGGGCCTTCCGCAGGCCCGCGCCCCGGAAGACATCGACGCACTTCGGCCGGGAGTCTCGGTCATTCACCCCCAATATGGCATCGGCCGGCTGGTCGCCGTCGACGGCGCCGGGCCGAATCGCAAGGGTCGCGTCGCCTTCACCATCGGCGGGGAACGGACGTTCGTCCTGGCCCGGTCGCCCCTGCGAGTGGTGGCAAGCCGCTGA
- the acpS gene encoding holo-ACP synthase, protein MNILGIGTDIIECPRIGKMIETHGEVFLRRVYTDREIRYCNARKHAIEHFAGRWAAKEAILKALGTGWARGIAWTDLEVRNLPGGAPKVHVRGGAKDAAIGRGIGDIVVSISHCRTYATAFALAMAGGVGGAPGSLFEAGREPDEPEGY, encoded by the coding sequence ATGAATATCCTGGGAATCGGCACCGACATCATCGAATGCCCGCGGATCGGCAAGATGATCGAGACGCACGGAGAGGTCTTCCTGCGTCGGGTCTACACCGACCGGGAGATTCGCTACTGCAATGCACGCAAGCACGCGATCGAGCATTTCGCCGGGCGATGGGCCGCCAAGGAGGCAATCCTGAAGGCCCTGGGGACCGGCTGGGCTCGGGGAATCGCCTGGACGGACCTGGAAGTCCGGAACCTGCCGGGCGGCGCGCCTAAGGTCCACGTCCGCGGAGGTGCCAAGGACGCCGCGATCGGCCGCGGGATCGGCGACATCGTGGTCTCGATCTCGCACTGCCGGACGTACGCCACGGCCTTCGCGCTCGCGATGGCCGGCGGGGTCGGGGGGGCTCCCGGCTCGCTGTTCGAAGCGGGCCGGGAGCCCGACGAGCCCGAGGGTTACTGA
- a CDS encoding glutaredoxin family protein codes for MSQANVTVYGSTTCPDTTRATALLHAKQIPFEFKDVDESPELNEYLADLNGGKRVLPTIRINNETLFNPGPDELRRAVDQATEVATGATPGA; via the coding sequence ATGTCCCAGGCAAATGTGACCGTTTACGGATCGACGACCTGCCCCGACACCACCAGAGCCACCGCCCTGCTGCACGCCAAGCAGATCCCTTTCGAGTTCAAGGATGTCGACGAGTCGCCCGAGCTGAACGAATATCTGGCCGACCTGAACGGCGGCAAGCGGGTCTTGCCGACCATCCGGATTAACAACGAGACCCTGTTCAACCCGGGCCCCGACGAGCTTCGCCGGGCCGTCGACCAGGCGACCGAGGTGGCCACCGGCGCGACGCCTGGCGCCTGA
- the topA gene encoding type I DNA topoisomerase, translating to MARKSAKSETEPGSEPTPKRTTKKAPAKPKAATKPATKRVAKPKVAKSDADSTPKGGRSLVIVESPKKAKSIGKFLGPAFVVKASMGHVRDLPERGKVRDLGIDVLNGYVPSYVVPDKKKATVVDLKKEADRASMVYLATDPDREGEAIAWHLQEALGLPDDRVKRVMFYEITEKAVKEAFNHAGPIDMDKVNAQQARRFLDRFVGYQLSPLLWSKVARHLSAGRVQSVAVRLIAEREAEIKAFVSEEYWRISATVSPAGSTAESDRFEAELAEWKGQKFKADNELDATAARDALVTASFAVSSVEEQEKLDKADAPFKTSTLQQQSVIRLRFSGKRTMKIAQELYEGIDVGGDGPTGLITYMRTDSLRVSEDSIAGVREMIAKQYGDRYVPAKPNRYAANKQAQEAHEAIRPTDLSLDPESMRGKLSIDQYKLYSLIYKRFVASQMTPAVFAVTNVQVRAGEGLFKAQGKIMKFDGYRRALPPAGKQEDALLPNVSQGSALDMHSVDPTQHFTQPPPRFSEATLIKALEKENIGRPSTYAPIIQTIQDRLYVEQKDRKFFATDLGMIVTELLVKHFPKILDLKFTSHMEDELDGIASSNVEMTRVLDEFYHPFQEALKEAETKMEKVQVLSKELCQDCNAPMAIKFTKTGSFLGCTRYPECKATRPMDGQARPAAVETEHKCPKCGKPLMLRESKRGPFLSCSGYPGCKESFNIDPVDGKPVPSKIETEHVCDKCGKPMALRTGSRGSFLGCTGYPKCRNTMPVDDAGKPVVPVAVDVKCEKCGGPMGLKQGRRGAFLGCLNYPKCRTTAPIPDDLKDKLGDLATAAPASASSGPDLKSIQVDETCEDCGSTMTVRKGRRGYFLGCSKYPKCKGTREPSELSLEKISAATGEKPELPTDEAAAADSDVELDVEVDAEVEVDGED from the coding sequence GTGGCCCGCAAGTCCGCCAAGTCTGAGACCGAACCGGGGTCCGAGCCGACCCCTAAACGAACGACCAAGAAGGCCCCGGCCAAGCCGAAGGCCGCGACCAAGCCCGCGACCAAGCGCGTCGCCAAGCCCAAGGTGGCCAAATCCGACGCGGACAGCACACCGAAGGGTGGCCGCAGCCTGGTCATCGTCGAGAGCCCCAAGAAGGCCAAGTCGATCGGCAAGTTCCTCGGCCCTGCCTTCGTCGTCAAGGCGAGCATGGGCCACGTCCGCGACCTGCCCGAGCGAGGCAAGGTCCGAGACCTGGGCATCGACGTCCTCAACGGGTACGTCCCCAGCTATGTCGTGCCCGACAAGAAGAAGGCCACCGTCGTCGACCTGAAGAAGGAAGCCGACCGCGCCTCGATGGTCTACCTGGCGACTGACCCCGACCGCGAGGGGGAGGCCATCGCCTGGCATCTTCAGGAAGCCCTGGGACTGCCCGACGACCGCGTCAAGCGCGTGATGTTCTACGAGATCACCGAGAAGGCCGTCAAAGAGGCGTTCAATCACGCCGGCCCGATCGACATGGACAAGGTCAACGCCCAGCAGGCCAGGCGGTTCCTCGACCGCTTCGTCGGCTATCAGCTCAGCCCCCTGCTCTGGAGCAAGGTGGCCCGCCACCTCAGCGCCGGCCGGGTCCAGTCGGTCGCCGTCCGCCTGATCGCCGAGCGCGAGGCCGAGATCAAGGCCTTCGTCAGCGAGGAATACTGGCGCATCTCCGCCACCGTCTCCCCGGCCGGGTCGACCGCCGAGTCCGACCGCTTCGAGGCCGAGCTGGCCGAGTGGAAGGGACAGAAGTTCAAGGCCGATAACGAGCTGGACGCGACGGCCGCACGCGACGCCCTTGTCACCGCCAGCTTCGCCGTCTCCTCCGTCGAGGAGCAGGAGAAGCTCGACAAGGCCGACGCCCCGTTCAAGACCAGCACGCTCCAGCAGCAGTCGGTCATCCGCCTGCGGTTCTCGGGCAAGCGGACGATGAAGATCGCCCAGGAGCTATACGAAGGCATCGACGTCGGCGGCGACGGGCCCACCGGGCTCATCACCTACATGCGTACCGACAGCTTGCGGGTCTCCGAGGACTCGATCGCCGGCGTCCGCGAGATGATCGCCAAGCAATATGGCGACCGCTACGTGCCCGCCAAGCCGAACCGATATGCCGCGAACAAGCAGGCGCAAGAGGCCCACGAGGCCATCCGCCCGACCGACCTGTCGCTCGACCCCGAGTCGATGCGGGGCAAGCTGTCGATCGACCAGTACAAGCTCTATTCGTTGATCTACAAGCGGTTCGTCGCCAGCCAGATGACCCCCGCGGTCTTCGCCGTGACGAACGTCCAGGTCCGCGCCGGCGAGGGGCTGTTCAAGGCCCAGGGCAAGATCATGAAGTTCGACGGCTACCGGCGGGCGCTGCCGCCGGCGGGCAAGCAGGAGGATGCGCTCCTGCCGAACGTCAGCCAGGGATCGGCCCTGGACATGCACTCGGTCGACCCGACCCAGCACTTCACCCAGCCGCCCCCCCGGTTCTCCGAGGCCACGCTGATCAAGGCCCTGGAAAAGGAGAACATCGGCCGGCCGAGCACGTACGCGCCGATCATCCAGACGATCCAGGACCGGCTCTACGTCGAGCAGAAGGACCGGAAATTCTTCGCCACCGACCTGGGGATGATCGTCACCGAGCTATTGGTCAAGCACTTCCCCAAGATCCTCGACCTGAAGTTCACGTCCCATATGGAGGACGAGCTCGACGGGATCGCTAGCTCCAACGTCGAGATGACCCGCGTTCTCGACGAGTTTTATCACCCCTTCCAGGAGGCCCTGAAAGAGGCCGAGACGAAAATGGAGAAGGTGCAGGTCCTGAGCAAGGAGCTCTGCCAGGACTGCAATGCCCCGATGGCGATCAAGTTCACCAAGACCGGCTCGTTCCTGGGCTGCACCCGCTACCCCGAGTGCAAGGCCACCCGCCCCATGGACGGCCAGGCCCGGCCCGCGGCGGTCGAGACCGAGCACAAATGCCCCAAATGCGGCAAACCCCTGATGCTCCGCGAGAGCAAGCGCGGGCCGTTCCTGTCGTGCTCGGGCTACCCAGGTTGCAAGGAGTCGTTCAACATCGACCCCGTGGACGGCAAGCCCGTCCCGTCGAAGATCGAGACCGAGCACGTCTGCGACAAGTGCGGCAAGCCGATGGCCTTGCGGACCGGCTCACGCGGGTCGTTCCTCGGCTGCACGGGCTACCCCAAGTGCCGCAACACCATGCCCGTGGATGATGCGGGCAAGCCGGTCGTGCCGGTGGCGGTGGACGTGAAGTGCGAGAAGTGCGGCGGGCCGATGGGCCTGAAGCAGGGACGCCGGGGTGCCTTCCTCGGCTGCCTGAACTATCCCAAGTGCCGGACCACCGCGCCCATTCCCGATGACCTGAAGGACAAGCTGGGCGACCTGGCCACCGCCGCCCCCGCCTCGGCATCGAGCGGCCCCGACCTCAAGTCGATCCAGGTCGACGAGACCTGCGAGGACTGCGGCAGCACGATGACCGTGCGCAAGGGACGCCGGGGCTACTTCCTCGGCTGTTCGAAATACCCCAAATGCAAGGGGACCCGCGAGCCCAGCGAGCTGAGCCTGGAGAAGATCTCGGCGGCCACCGGCGAGAAGCCCGAGCTACCCACCGACGAGGCGGCCGCGGCCGACTCCGACGTGGAACTCGACGTCGAAGTCGACGCCGAGGTGGAAGTTGACGGCGAAGATTGA
- a CDS encoding aminotransferase class I/II-fold pyridoxal phosphate-dependent enzyme: MPRLSRLAGGLTAETAFTVLALARALKAKGKDVVELEIGDSPFPSPPHAKAAGIRAIEQNETGYGPSLGLPEFRAAAARMVRDEFGIRAGAENVVIASGAKPFEQYFAEALLDPGDGVLVFSPHFPTYLPNIERRGARAVLEPLRAEDKFRPRAESVRRFLETDPSPRAIFLNSPHNPTGGVATLEDLEEIADVVRGTDLMVFSDEPYCHMIWDGRHESIAALPGMLDQTVAAYTFSKSYSMSGWRIGFAVAHPDVVDAIGKLINTTASCSPPFVQRGAIAALERDRPDRDATMSKFRTKVETLTRGLALIDGLTVREPVGTFYVFPDVRPICNRLGITSHGLALYLLEGADDAFGVACLGGECFGPAGAGFLRFSCAEPDDRIARALAFLPGALADTARVAAYLALHPEHRATAPY, from the coding sequence ATGCCGCGACTGAGCCGACTTGCGGGCGGCCTCACCGCCGAGACCGCGTTCACCGTGCTGGCCCTGGCCAGGGCCCTGAAAGCGAAGGGCAAGGACGTCGTGGAGCTGGAGATCGGCGACAGCCCGTTCCCCAGCCCGCCGCACGCCAAGGCGGCCGGCATCCGCGCGATCGAGCAGAACGAGACCGGTTATGGCCCGAGCCTGGGCCTGCCCGAGTTCCGCGCCGCCGCCGCCCGGATGGTCCGCGACGAGTTCGGCATCCGGGCCGGCGCCGAGAACGTGGTCATCGCGTCCGGCGCGAAGCCGTTCGAGCAATACTTTGCCGAAGCCCTGCTCGACCCCGGCGACGGCGTGCTCGTCTTCAGCCCGCACTTCCCCACCTACCTGCCCAACATCGAGCGCCGGGGGGCCCGAGCCGTCCTGGAACCGCTCCGCGCCGAGGACAAATTCCGCCCCCGGGCCGAGTCTGTCAGGCGCTTCCTGGAGACCGACCCCAGCCCCCGGGCCATCTTCCTGAACTCGCCGCACAACCCCACCGGCGGCGTGGCCACGCTCGAAGACCTGGAGGAGATCGCCGACGTCGTCCGAGGCACCGACCTGATGGTCTTCTCCGACGAGCCTTACTGCCACATGATCTGGGACGGCCGTCACGAGTCGATCGCCGCGCTGCCCGGGATGCTCGACCAGACTGTGGCGGCCTACACGTTCAGCAAGTCATACAGCATGAGCGGCTGGCGTATCGGCTTCGCGGTGGCCCACCCCGACGTGGTCGACGCAATCGGCAAGCTGATCAACACCACCGCGTCGTGCAGCCCCCCGTTCGTCCAGCGGGGGGCCATCGCCGCACTCGAGCGCGACAGGCCGGACCGCGACGCGACGATGTCCAAGTTCCGCACCAAGGTCGAGACCCTGACCCGTGGCCTTGCCCTCATCGATGGCCTGACAGTCCGGGAGCCGGTGGGGACGTTCTACGTCTTCCCCGACGTCCGGCCCATCTGCAATCGCCTGGGCATCACCTCCCACGGCCTGGCCCTCTACCTCCTGGAAGGCGCCGACGACGCCTTCGGGGTCGCCTGCCTCGGTGGAGAATGCTTCGGCCCCGCCGGAGCCGGCTTCCTCCGCTTCAGCTGCGCCGAGCCCGACGACCGGATCGCCCGGGCCCTCGCCTTCTTGCCCGGCGCCTTGGCCGACACCGCCCGTGTGGCCGCTTACCTGGCCCTTCACCCGGAACACCGCGCGACCGCCCCATATTGA
- a CDS encoding sigma-70 family RNA polymerase sigma factor, which produces MGRNPGGSARLYFKSLVEGEHQSGLTDGQLLERFTTGNPDSSSLAFAGLVERHGPMVLRTCRGILRDEHEAMDAYQATFLVLVLKSRSLWVLESAGPWLHRVACRAARRLRTGARRRREMERTLFGRIAAGRPAGPPDGLVAAMHEVLDRLPERQRVPMILCDLEGLTCEAAARRVGCPIGTLASRLSRGRELLRVGLIRRGYAPSIAVSFADHACEFGGSTVPRSLAESVAALVGGGADGLGTVSGSSIQIARSVARSMIMAKMMSACAITAVALGLCATSTWTLRPGLGSQRPDGTSPDVKAGATEKNARPEAKVRVLAAGENLHGPGNVDNRWEGGRESDLFRVPAPPQPLHRDEAGPIGPESRQAIVYLDGSVKLWKYHGPNSVLATLRHDEPIRSFGFVADVGLLLTTSDHTVKSWDALTGAPRKVLAGQTAPWLNPALPISGRRFVTTSPGLKGLTIWDGRSMEPVATFPSMSLEIRDRPIPSRDGKTLAVFRSDPAFSAELIDLRSKSSFATLREPCAALAEFDHGGYSSNYLTDSGRFWSVARLLSPPHEDAED; this is translated from the coding sequence ATGGGACGAAACCCTGGCGGCTCAGCCCGCCTCTACTTCAAGTCGCTCGTCGAGGGCGAACATCAATCCGGACTGACCGACGGTCAACTCCTGGAGCGGTTTACGACCGGCAACCCCGACTCATCCTCGCTTGCATTCGCCGGCCTGGTCGAGCGTCATGGCCCGATGGTCCTCAGGACTTGCCGGGGAATCCTCCGGGATGAGCACGAGGCGATGGACGCCTACCAGGCAACATTCCTCGTTCTCGTGCTCAAAAGCCGGTCGCTCTGGGTCCTCGAGTCCGCGGGCCCCTGGCTGCATCGGGTCGCATGCAGGGCGGCCAGGAGGCTTCGGACCGGGGCGAGGCGTCGTCGAGAGATGGAACGAACGCTGTTCGGGAGAATCGCGGCCGGCCGGCCGGCCGGGCCTCCGGACGGCCTGGTCGCGGCGATGCACGAGGTCCTCGACCGACTCCCCGAGCGTCAGCGCGTGCCGATGATCCTCTGCGACCTCGAGGGCCTCACCTGCGAGGCGGCGGCACGCCGGGTCGGGTGCCCCATCGGCACCCTCGCCAGTCGACTCTCCCGAGGCCGAGAACTACTCCGCGTCGGGCTCATACGCCGCGGATATGCCCCGTCCATCGCCGTCTCCTTCGCCGATCACGCGTGCGAATTCGGCGGTTCGACGGTCCCTCGTTCCCTCGCCGAGTCGGTCGCCGCCCTCGTTGGCGGTGGTGCCGACGGCCTCGGGACGGTGTCCGGTTCTTCCATCCAGATTGCTCGTTCGGTCGCGAGGAGCATGATCATGGCCAAGATGATGTCAGCCTGCGCCATCACCGCCGTCGCCCTGGGTCTCTGCGCGACGTCAACCTGGACCCTGCGGCCCGGCCTCGGCTCGCAGCGGCCGGATGGGACGTCGCCCGATGTCAAAGCCGGAGCGACGGAGAAAAACGCCAGGCCCGAGGCCAAGGTCCGGGTTCTCGCGGCGGGGGAAAATCTCCACGGTCCCGGGAACGTCGACAATCGTTGGGAAGGCGGGAGGGAATCCGACCTCTTCCGAGTTCCCGCACCGCCCCAGCCCCTCCACCGGGACGAGGCGGGCCCGATTGGGCCGGAGAGTCGGCAGGCGATCGTCTATCTGGACGGTTCGGTCAAGCTCTGGAAGTATCACGGGCCGAATTCAGTGCTGGCGACCTTGCGGCATGACGAGCCGATCCGGAGCTTCGGCTTCGTCGCGGACGTGGGCCTGTTGCTCACCACGTCGGACCATACGGTCAAATCCTGGGATGCCTTGACCGGTGCGCCTCGCAAGGTGCTGGCGGGGCAGACGGCGCCATGGCTGAATCCCGCACTCCCGATCAGCGGGAGGCGATTCGTCACGACGTCGCCGGGTCTGAAGGGGTTGACGATCTGGGACGGGAGGTCGATGGAACCCGTGGCGACATTTCCATCGATGAGCCTGGAAATCCGCGATCGGCCCATCCCGTCGCGGGACGGTAAGACGCTCGCCGTCTTCAGGTCCGATCCGGCCTTCTCCGCGGAATTGATCGACTTGAGGTCGAAGAGTTCATTCGCCACGCTCAGGGAACCCTGCGCGGCACTGGCCGAGTTCGACCACGGCGGCTACTCCTCGAATTATCTCACCGATTCGGGTCGTTTCTGGTCCGTCGCACGCCTCCTGTCTCCGCCTCACGAGGATGCGGAGGACTGA